From a single Paraburkholderia sp. D15 genomic region:
- a CDS encoding carbonic anhydrase, translated as MNRPKRLLVANVAWAHETAVRNPEFFRNLARGQNPYVLWIGCSDSRVPAETITHCEPGDLFVHRNIANLFVPDDDNSASVLEYAVKVLKVGHVIVCGHYGCGGVRAALLPPESSLPHVNRRIAPLCALAGAHRDELAGCADEHARVDRLAELNVLDQVRRLRAHSIVREAETTPLVHGWVFALGDGRIKVLASGYETDDAMTCTTAVHSVA; from the coding sequence ATGAACCGTCCCAAACGCCTGCTGGTCGCCAACGTCGCATGGGCGCACGAAACCGCCGTGCGCAACCCCGAATTCTTTCGAAATCTGGCGCGTGGCCAGAATCCTTATGTTTTGTGGATCGGCTGCTCGGATAGCCGCGTGCCCGCCGAAACCATCACGCATTGCGAACCCGGCGACCTGTTCGTCCATCGCAACATCGCCAATCTGTTCGTGCCGGACGACGACAACTCGGCGAGCGTCCTCGAATACGCGGTGAAGGTGCTGAAGGTCGGCCACGTGATCGTCTGCGGGCATTACGGATGCGGCGGCGTGCGCGCTGCGCTGCTGCCCCCGGAGTCGAGCCTGCCGCACGTGAATCGACGGATCGCGCCGTTGTGCGCGCTGGCCGGCGCGCATCGCGACGAACTGGCCGGCTGTGCCGACGAGCATGCGCGCGTCGACCGTCTCGCCGAACTGAATGTGCTCGATCAGGTGCGGCGCTTACGCGCACATTCGATCGTACGCGAGGCCGAAACAACGCCGCTCGTGCACGGCTGGGTCTTCGCGCTCGGCGACGGGCGCATCAAGGTGCTCGCATCCGGTTATGAAACCGATGACGCCATGACCTGCACAACCGCGGTGCATAGCGTGGCCTGA
- a CDS encoding NADH-quinone oxidoreductase subunit A: MNLAAYFPVLLFLVVGTGLGVALVSIGKILGPNKPDTEKNAPYECGFEAFEDARMKFDVRYYLVAILFIIFDLETAFLFPWGVALRDIGWPGFMAMMIFLLEFLLGFAYIWKKGGLDWE; the protein is encoded by the coding sequence TTGAACCTCGCAGCCTATTTCCCCGTCTTGTTGTTCCTCGTTGTGGGCACCGGTTTAGGCGTAGCACTGGTCAGCATTGGCAAGATCCTCGGTCCCAACAAGCCCGACACCGAGAAAAACGCACCGTACGAGTGCGGCTTCGAAGCATTCGAAGATGCGCGCATGAAGTTCGACGTGCGCTATTACCTCGTCGCCATTCTCTTCATTATTTTCGACCTTGAAACCGCATTCCTGTTTCCGTGGGGCGTAGCTCTGCGCGACATCGGCTGGCCGGGCTTCATGGCAATGATGATTTTCCTGCTCGAATTCCTGCTGGGCTTCGCCTACATCTGGAAGAAGGGCGGCCTCGACTGGGAATGA
- a CDS encoding NAD(P)H-quinone oxidoreductase — protein sequence MKAIEITEFGAPDVLKLAERPTPQLKAGEVLIKVAAAGINRPDVFQRKGGYAPPPGASDIPGLEVAGEIVGGTIDEKNNPFGLKIGDRVCALLAGGGYAEYAAAPLPQCLPVPNGLTDIEAASLPETFFTVWSNVFDRAQLGNGEGAPNETLLVQGGSSGIGVTAIQIAHALGFRVFATAGSDEKCRACEALGAERAINYKTEDFVEVIKSLTNDRGVDVVLDMVAGSYVPRELTALADGGRIVVIALLGGAKAELNLNEVLRRRLTVTGSTLRPRPVEFKAKIAAQLKERVWPHLEDGRIKPVVHRVFPAARAAEAHELMESSTHVGKIVLSWGQDA from the coding sequence ATGAAAGCGATCGAAATCACCGAATTCGGTGCGCCGGACGTCCTCAAACTCGCCGAGCGGCCCACGCCGCAACTGAAGGCGGGCGAGGTGCTGATCAAGGTGGCGGCCGCCGGTATCAATCGTCCGGATGTGTTTCAACGCAAGGGCGGCTATGCGCCGCCGCCGGGCGCGTCGGATATTCCGGGCCTGGAGGTGGCGGGCGAGATCGTCGGCGGCACGATCGACGAAAAGAACAATCCGTTCGGTCTGAAGATCGGCGATCGCGTGTGTGCGTTGCTGGCCGGCGGCGGTTACGCGGAATACGCGGCCGCGCCGTTGCCGCAGTGTCTGCCGGTGCCGAACGGCTTGACGGATATCGAGGCGGCGTCGTTGCCGGAGACGTTTTTCACGGTCTGGAGCAATGTGTTCGACCGGGCGCAACTCGGCAACGGCGAAGGCGCGCCGAACGAGACGCTGCTGGTGCAGGGCGGCTCGAGCGGCATCGGCGTGACGGCGATCCAGATTGCGCATGCGCTGGGTTTCCGGGTGTTCGCCACGGCCGGTTCGGACGAAAAATGCCGCGCGTGCGAAGCGCTCGGCGCCGAACGGGCGATCAACTATAAAACCGAAGACTTCGTCGAAGTCATCAAGTCGCTGACCAATGACCGCGGTGTCGACGTGGTGCTCGACATGGTGGCGGGCAGTTACGTGCCGCGCGAGTTGACGGCGCTCGCCGACGGCGGCCGGATCGTGGTGATCGCGCTGCTGGGCGGCGCGAAAGCGGAGCTGAATCTGAACGAGGTGCTGCGTCGCCGTCTGACGGTGACGGGGTCGACGCTGCGTCCGCGGCCCGTCGAATTCAAGGCGAAGATCGCCGCGCAACTGAAGGAGCGCGTGTGGCCGCATCTGGAAGACGGGCGCATCAAGCCGGTCGTGCATCGCGTGTTTCCTGCCGCGCGGGCGGCCGAGGCGCACGAGTTGATGGAAAGCAGCACGCACGTCGGCAAGATCGTGCTGAGCTGGGGACAGGACGCCTGA
- a CDS encoding NADH-quinone oxidoreductase subunit D, with product MAEIKNYTLNFGPQHPAAHGVLRLVLELDGEVIQRADPHIGLLHRATEKLAETKTFIQSVPYMDRLDYVSMMVNEHGYVMAIEKLLGIEVPLRAQYIRVMFDEVTRVLNHLMWIGAHALDVGAMAVFLYAFREREDLMDVYEAVSGARMHAAYYRPGGVYRDLPEAMPQYKASKIRNAKALSKMNENRQGSLLDFIDDFFTRFPTCVDEYETLLTDNRIWKQRLVGIGVVSPERALNLGMTGAMLRGSGIEWDLRKKQPYEVYDKLDFDIPVGVNGDCYDRYLVRVEEMRQSTRIVKQCVEWLRKNPGPVMIDNHKVAPPSRVGMKSNMEELIHHFKLFTEGFHVPEGEAYAAVEHPKGEFGIYLVSDGANKPYRLKIRAPGYAHLSTLDEMARGHMIADAVTIIGTQDIVFGEVDR from the coding sequence ATGGCAGAGATCAAGAACTACACGCTCAACTTCGGCCCTCAGCATCCGGCGGCGCACGGTGTGCTGCGCCTCGTGCTCGAACTCGACGGCGAAGTCATCCAGCGCGCCGATCCGCACATCGGTCTGCTGCATCGCGCGACCGAAAAGCTCGCGGAAACCAAAACCTTCATCCAGTCCGTGCCGTACATGGACCGTCTCGACTACGTGTCGATGATGGTCAACGAGCACGGCTACGTGATGGCGATCGAAAAGCTGCTCGGCATTGAAGTGCCGCTGCGCGCGCAGTACATCCGGGTGATGTTCGACGAAGTCACGCGCGTGCTGAACCATTTGATGTGGATCGGCGCGCACGCGCTCGACGTCGGCGCGATGGCGGTGTTTCTGTACGCGTTCCGTGAGCGCGAAGACCTGATGGACGTGTACGAGGCAGTGTCCGGCGCACGGATGCATGCGGCCTACTACCGTCCGGGCGGCGTGTATCGCGATCTGCCCGAAGCCATGCCGCAATACAAGGCTTCGAAGATCCGCAACGCGAAGGCCCTGTCGAAGATGAACGAGAACCGTCAAGGTTCGCTGCTCGATTTCATCGACGATTTCTTCACGCGCTTCCCGACCTGCGTCGACGAATACGAAACGCTGCTGACCGACAACCGGATCTGGAAACAGCGTCTGGTCGGCATTGGCGTGGTCAGCCCGGAGCGCGCGCTGAATCTCGGCATGACCGGCGCGATGCTGCGTGGTTCGGGTATCGAATGGGATTTGCGCAAGAAGCAACCGTACGAGGTCTACGACAAGCTCGATTTTGACATCCCGGTAGGGGTCAACGGCGACTGTTATGACCGATATTTGGTACGCGTCGAGGAAATGCGTCAATCCACGCGGATCGTGAAACAGTGCGTTGAGTGGCTGCGCAAGAATCCTGGCCCGGTGATGATCGACAATCACAAGGTCGCGCCGCCGTCGCGCGTCGGCATGAAGTCGAACATGGAAGAGCTGATTCACCACTTCAAGCTCTTCACGGAAGGCTTCCACGTGCCGGAAGGCGAAGCCTACGCCGCGGTCGAACATCCGAAGGGCGAGTTCGGCATCTATCTGGTGTCGGACGGGGCGAACAAGCCGTATCGCCTGAAGATCCGCGCGCCGGGTTATGCGCATCTGTCCACGCTCGACGAAATGGCGCGCGGCCACATGATCGCCGACGCCGTGACGATCATCGGCACGCAGGACATCGTGTTCGGCGAAGTGGATCGCTAG
- the rpsO gene encoding 30S ribosomal protein S15, whose protein sequence is MSAVETSKKSDVVAQFARAANDTGSPEVQVALLTTRINELTVHFKAHAKDHHSRRGLLRMVSRRRKLLDYLKAKDADRYRSLIEKLGLRK, encoded by the coding sequence ATGTCCGCAGTTGAAACAAGCAAGAAGTCCGACGTCGTCGCGCAATTCGCACGCGCAGCCAACGACACCGGCTCCCCCGAAGTTCAGGTCGCGCTGCTCACGACCCGCATCAATGAACTGACCGTTCACTTCAAGGCCCACGCGAAGGACCACCACAGCCGCCGCGGTCTGCTGCGCATGGTGAGCCGCCGTCGTAAGCTGCTCGACTACCTGAAGGCCAAGGACGCGGACCGTTACCGTTCGCTGATCGAGAAGCTGGGTCTGCGTAAGTAA
- the nuoE gene encoding NADH-quinone oxidoreductase subunit NuoE → MISAEGLKEIDRAIAKYPADQKQSAVMSALATAQEEHGWLSPELMQFVADYLGMPAVAVQEVATFYTMYETSPVGKYKITLCTNLPCQLGPDGGSDSAADYLKQKLGIDFGETTPDGKFTLKEGECMGSCGDAPVMLVNNHRMCSFMSRAKIDQLLEELSK, encoded by the coding sequence ATGATCTCAGCTGAAGGCCTGAAAGAAATCGATCGTGCGATCGCGAAGTATCCCGCCGATCAGAAACAGTCCGCCGTGATGTCGGCGTTGGCCACTGCTCAGGAAGAGCATGGCTGGCTGTCGCCCGAACTCATGCAGTTCGTCGCGGACTATCTCGGCATGCCGGCAGTCGCCGTGCAGGAGGTCGCGACCTTCTACACGATGTACGAGACCTCGCCGGTCGGCAAATACAAGATCACGCTCTGCACGAACCTGCCGTGCCAGCTCGGCCCGGACGGCGGTTCGGACAGTGCCGCCGACTATCTGAAGCAGAAGCTCGGCATCGACTTCGGCGAAACCACGCCCGACGGCAAGTTCACCCTGAAAGAAGGTGAGTGCATGGGGTCGTGCGGCGACGCGCCGGTGATGCTGGTGAACAACCATCGCATGTGCAGCTTCATGAGCCGCGCGAAGATCGACCAGCTGCTCGAGGAACTTTCGAAATGA
- a CDS encoding branched-chain amino acid ABC transporter substrate-binding protein, protein MIRAFHESSGAIQMAKWQRAAGTALAVMSMTVAGYAVAQSARQNAAGGAAQAVTTLAATDSAARTAGNGAGAKAGVTPTAAPGAKTSANPSAKPTGTPIQLALIEGMSGPFANAGAAVERNLRFGVEQVNAQGGVKLADGAHPLELVVLDSKGSPEEALTQLRAVADRHIGYIMQGNSSAVAAALIGAIDKQNSREPANRELFLNYSADDPALTNANCSFWHFRFDAHAGMRMDALADVIQRDKAVKKVYLLNQDYSFGHDVSSLARSTLAAKRPDIAVVGDEFHPIGRVKDFAPYIAKIRASGADAVITGNWGNDLTLLVKAAREQGLDTKFYTFYGNSLGAPAALGDAGVKHVIAVADWHPNAGGAASDAWYAAFRARFPAAQDDYPVLRMPLMIETLAAAMNRASSADPLAVARALEGIRFDNGFHASWMRADDHQLIQPLYVMEMDKAGTPGVHFDNEGSGYGFRTVLALAPERTVPPTTCKMKRP, encoded by the coding sequence ATGATCCGCGCTTTCCACGAATCGAGCGGGGCAATCCAGATGGCGAAGTGGCAAAGGGCGGCGGGCACAGCGCTGGCGGTGATGTCGATGACGGTGGCCGGCTACGCGGTCGCGCAGAGCGCCAGACAGAATGCCGCGGGCGGCGCAGCGCAGGCTGTGACGACGCTGGCCGCCACGGATAGCGCCGCGCGGACCGCCGGGAATGGTGCCGGCGCGAAGGCCGGCGTCACGCCAACCGCCGCGCCGGGCGCGAAAACCAGCGCAAACCCCAGCGCTAAACCAACTGGCACGCCGATCCAGCTCGCGCTGATCGAAGGCATGTCCGGCCCGTTCGCGAACGCGGGCGCGGCCGTCGAACGCAATCTGCGCTTCGGCGTCGAGCAGGTGAACGCGCAAGGTGGCGTCAAGCTCGCCGACGGCGCGCATCCGCTGGAACTGGTCGTCCTCGACAGCAAAGGCAGCCCCGAGGAAGCGCTCACGCAACTGCGCGCGGTCGCCGACCGCCATATCGGCTACATCATGCAAGGCAACAGTTCAGCGGTGGCCGCCGCGCTGATCGGCGCGATCGACAAACAGAACAGCCGCGAGCCCGCCAATCGCGAACTGTTCCTCAACTATTCCGCCGACGACCCCGCGCTGACCAACGCCAACTGCAGTTTCTGGCACTTCCGTTTCGACGCGCACGCGGGCATGCGCATGGATGCGCTGGCCGATGTGATCCAGCGCGACAAGGCGGTGAAGAAGGTTTATCTGCTGAACCAGGACTACAGCTTCGGGCACGACGTCAGCAGTCTTGCGCGGTCGACGCTGGCGGCGAAACGGCCGGACATCGCGGTGGTCGGCGACGAGTTTCACCCAATCGGCCGCGTGAAGGACTTCGCGCCGTACATCGCGAAGATCCGCGCGAGCGGCGCGGACGCGGTGATCACCGGCAACTGGGGCAACGACCTGACGCTGCTCGTCAAGGCGGCCCGCGAGCAGGGGCTGGACACGAAGTTCTACACCTTCTACGGCAACAGCCTCGGCGCGCCGGCCGCCCTGGGCGACGCGGGCGTCAAGCACGTGATCGCGGTGGCGGACTGGCATCCGAACGCGGGCGGCGCGGCCTCGGACGCCTGGTACGCAGCGTTCCGCGCCCGTTTCCCGGCCGCTCAGGACGACTACCCGGTGCTGCGCATGCCGCTGATGATCGAAACGCTCGCCGCGGCGATGAACCGCGCGAGCAGCGCGGACCCGCTGGCCGTCGCCCGCGCGCTCGAGGGGATCAGGTTCGACAACGGCTTCCACGCATCCTGGATGCGCGCCGACGACCATCAACTGATCCAGCCTCTTTACGTGATGGAGATGGACAAGGCGGGCACGCCGGGCGTGCATTTCGACAACGAGGGTTCCGGCTACGGTTTCCGCACGGTGCTGGCTCTGGCGCCGGAGCGGACCGTGCCGCCGACGACCTGCAAAATGAAACGCCCCTGA
- the pnp gene encoding polyribonucleotide nucleotidyltransferase has translation MTMFNKIVKEFKWGQHNVRLETGEIARQASGAVIVDVEDTVVLATVVGAKTAKPGQDFFPLTVDYLEKTYAAGKIPGGFFRREGRPSEGETLISRLIDRPLRPLFPEGFYNEVQVVIHVLSLNPEIPADIPALIGASAALAISGLPFNGPVGAARVAYINNEYVLNPTRPQMKESALDLIVAGTERAVLMVESEAQQLSEEVMLGGVVFGHEQMQIAIDAIHELVREGGKPEWDWQPAAKNEPLIARVTELAQADLLAAYQIRDKQARSAKLKEVYAATSAKLEEDAAAGGAPAADKATVGNVLFDIEAKIVRTQILNGEPRIDGRDTRTVRPIEIRTGVLPRTHGSALFTRGETQALVVATLGTKGDEQSIDALEGEYRERFMLHYNMPPFATGETGRVGSPKRREIGHGRLAKRALAACLPSADEFGYSIRVVSEITESNGSSSMASVCGGCLALMDAGVPMKAHVAGIAMGLILEGNKFAVLTDILGDEDHLGDMDFKVAGTEQGVTALQMDIKIQGITKEIMQVALAQAKEGRMHILGKMTAAVSGANTVLSDYAPRMITIKINPEKIRDVIGKGGSVIRALTEETGTTIDISDDGVVTIASTSSEGMAEAKKRIENITLEVEVGQVYEGTVLKLLDFGAIVNILPGKDGLLHISEIANERIKDINDYLKDGQQVKVKVIQTDEKGRVRLSAKALLNDAPQGEPTPQ, from the coding sequence ATGACTATGTTCAATAAGATCGTCAAAGAGTTTAAGTGGGGACAACATAACGTTCGCCTCGAAACGGGCGAAATCGCTCGTCAGGCGAGCGGTGCGGTGATCGTCGACGTCGAAGACACCGTCGTGCTGGCAACCGTGGTCGGCGCCAAGACCGCGAAGCCGGGCCAGGACTTCTTCCCGCTGACCGTCGACTACCTCGAAAAGACCTACGCCGCCGGCAAGATCCCCGGTGGTTTCTTCCGCCGCGAAGGCCGTCCGTCGGAAGGCGAGACGCTGATCTCGCGCCTGATCGACCGTCCGCTGCGTCCGCTGTTCCCGGAAGGCTTCTACAACGAAGTCCAGGTCGTGATCCATGTCCTGTCGCTGAACCCCGAAATCCCCGCCGACATTCCCGCGCTGATCGGCGCGTCGGCGGCGCTCGCCATCTCCGGGCTGCCGTTCAACGGCCCGGTCGGCGCGGCTCGCGTGGCTTACATCAACAACGAATACGTGTTGAACCCGACGCGTCCGCAAATGAAGGAATCGGCGCTCGACCTGATCGTCGCCGGTACGGAGCGCGCGGTGCTGATGGTGGAATCGGAAGCGCAGCAACTGAGCGAAGAAGTGATGCTCGGCGGCGTGGTGTTCGGTCACGAGCAGATGCAGATCGCGATCGACGCGATCCATGAGCTGGTCCGCGAAGGCGGCAAGCCGGAATGGGACTGGCAGCCGGCAGCGAAGAACGAGCCGCTGATCGCGCGCGTGACGGAACTGGCGCAAGCCGATCTGCTCGCTGCTTATCAGATTCGCGACAAGCAGGCACGTTCGGCCAAGCTGAAGGAAGTCTACGCGGCGACGTCGGCGAAGCTCGAGGAAGACGCAGCCGCAGGCGGCGCTCCGGCCGCCGACAAGGCGACCGTCGGCAACGTGCTGTTCGACATCGAAGCGAAGATCGTCCGTACGCAGATCCTGAACGGCGAGCCGCGTATCGACGGCCGCGACACGCGCACCGTGCGTCCGATCGAAATCCGTACCGGCGTGCTGCCGCGTACGCACGGTTCGGCGCTGTTCACGCGCGGCGAAACGCAGGCGCTGGTGGTGGCCACGCTGGGCACCAAGGGCGACGAGCAAAGCATCGACGCGCTCGAAGGCGAGTACCGCGAACGCTTCATGCTCCACTACAACATGCCGCCGTTCGCCACCGGCGAAACGGGCCGCGTCGGCTCGCCGAAGCGCCGTGAAATCGGTCACGGCCGTCTGGCCAAGCGCGCACTGGCCGCGTGCCTGCCGAGCGCCGACGAATTCGGCTACTCGATCCGCGTGGTGTCGGAAATCACCGAATCGAACGGTTCGTCGTCGATGGCGTCGGTGTGCGGCGGCTGCCTCGCGCTGATGGACGCCGGCGTGCCGATGAAGGCGCACGTCGCCGGCATCGCGATGGGCCTGATTCTCGAAGGCAACAAGTTTGCCGTGCTGACCGACATCCTCGGCGACGAAGATCACCTCGGCGACATGGACTTCAAGGTGGCCGGTACGGAGCAGGGCGTGACCGCGCTGCAGATGGACATCAAGATTCAGGGCATCACGAAGGAAATCATGCAGGTCGCCCTCGCGCAAGCGAAGGAAGGCCGTATGCACATCCTCGGCAAGATGACCGCGGCGGTGTCGGGTGCGAACACGGTGCTGTCGGACTACGCGCCGCGCATGATCACCATCAAGATCAATCCGGAAAAGATCCGCGACGTGATCGGCAAGGGTGGTTCGGTGATCCGCGCGCTGACCGAGGAAACCGGCACGACGATCGATATTTCGGACGACGGCGTCGTTACCATCGCGAGCACGAGCAGCGAAGGGATGGCCGAAGCGAAGAAGCGCATCGAGAACATCACGCTGGAAGTCGAAGTGGGTCAGGTGTACGAAGGCACCGTGCTCAAGCTGCTCGATTTCGGCGCGATCGTGAACATCCTGCCGGGCAAGGACGGTCTGCTGCACATCTCCGAAATCGCCAACGAGCGTATCAAGGACATCAACGACTACCTGAAGGACGGCCAGCAAGTGAAGGTCAAGGTCATCCAGACGGACGAAAAGGGCCGCGTGCGTTTGTCGGCCAAGGCGTTGCTGAACGACGCGCCGCAAGGCGAGCCGACGCCGCAGTAA
- the secG gene encoding preprotein translocase subunit SecG, translating to MLYLKTLIIVVQLLSALGVIGLVLLQHGKGADMGAAFGSGASGSLFGATGSANFLSRTTAVLAAVFFVTTLTLTYLGAYRSKPSAGVLGAAVTAPVAASAASAPAGGSAALPASAASTPATDVPK from the coding sequence ATGCTGTATTTGAAAACATTGATTATCGTCGTTCAGTTGTTGTCGGCGCTCGGCGTGATCGGCCTCGTGTTGTTGCAGCACGGCAAAGGCGCCGATATGGGCGCGGCTTTCGGTAGCGGCGCATCGGGTAGTCTGTTCGGTGCGACCGGTTCGGCAAACTTCCTGTCGCGAACCACGGCCGTGCTCGCGGCGGTGTTTTTTGTCACCACGCTGACGCTCACGTATCTCGGTGCGTATCGCTCGAAGCCCTCTGCTGGCGTGCTCGGCGCCGCGGTGACCGCTCCGGTCGCGGCGTCCGCCGCTTCGGCGCCGGCTGGTGGTTCGGCTGCGTTGCCGGCATCGGCTGCGTCTACGCCGGCCACGGACGTGCCGAAATAA
- a CDS encoding NADH-quinone oxidoreductase subunit C gives MASKLETLKANLEAAFSGLLLSTTEAIGELTIVVKASDYLSVATRLRDDRSLGFEQCVDLCGVDYQTYADGAYDGPRFAAVLHLLSVQNNWRLRLRVFAPDDEVPILPSVVDIWNSVNWYEREAFDLYGIVFEGHPDLRRILTDYGFIGHPFRKDFPVSGYVEMRYDPEEKRVVYQPVTIEPREITPRVIREDRYGGLKH, from the coding sequence ATGGCAAGCAAACTCGAGACCCTGAAAGCGAACCTCGAGGCGGCCTTTAGCGGCCTCCTGTTGAGCACGACCGAGGCAATCGGTGAGTTGACGATCGTCGTGAAGGCCAGCGACTACCTCAGCGTGGCAACCCGTCTGCGCGACGACCGTTCGCTCGGTTTCGAGCAATGCGTCGATCTGTGCGGCGTCGACTATCAAACCTATGCCGATGGCGCGTACGACGGTCCGCGTTTCGCGGCCGTTCTGCATTTGCTGTCCGTGCAGAACAACTGGCGTCTGCGTCTGCGCGTGTTCGCACCGGACGACGAAGTGCCCATCCTCCCGTCGGTCGTCGACATCTGGAATTCGGTCAACTGGTACGAGCGCGAAGCGTTCGATCTGTACGGGATCGTCTTCGAAGGCCACCCCGACCTGCGCCGCATTCTGACCGACTACGGTTTCATTGGTCACCCGTTCCGTAAAGATTTCCCTGTCTCCGGTTACGTCGAAATGCGTTACGACCCGGAAGAAAAGCGCGTCGTCTATCAGCCGGTGACGATCGAGCCGCGGGAAATCACGCCGCGCGTGATTCGCGAAGATCGCTATGGCGGTCTGAAACACTAA
- a CDS encoding NADH-quinone oxidoreductase subunit B, with the protein MSIEGVLKEGFVTTTADKLINWTRTGSLWPMTFGLACCAVEMMHAGAARYDLDRFGVVFRPSPRQSDVMIVAGTLCNKMAPALRKVYDQMAEPRWVISMGSCANGGGYYHYSYSVVRGCDRIVPVDVYVPGCPPTAEALVYGVIQLQAKIRRTNTIARQ; encoded by the coding sequence ATGAGTATCGAAGGGGTCTTGAAGGAAGGGTTTGTCACCACCACGGCTGACAAGCTGATCAACTGGACGCGCACCGGTTCGCTGTGGCCGATGACGTTCGGTCTTGCGTGCTGCGCGGTCGAGATGATGCATGCGGGCGCTGCCCGTTATGACCTTGACCGTTTCGGCGTGGTGTTTCGTCCGAGTCCGCGTCAGTCGGACGTGATGATCGTCGCCGGCACGCTGTGCAACAAGATGGCGCCGGCGCTGCGTAAGGTCTACGACCAGATGGCCGAGCCGCGCTGGGTGATTTCGATGGGCTCGTGCGCGAACGGCGGCGGCTACTACCACTATTCGTATTCGGTGGTGCGCGGCTGTGACCGGATCGTCCCGGTCGACGTCTACGTGCCGGGTTGTCCGCCGACTGCGGAAGCGCTGGTTTATGGCGTGATTCAGCTTCAGGCCAAGATTCGCCGCACCAACACAATCGCCCGTCAATAA
- the tpiA gene encoding triose-phosphate isomerase, with protein sequence MSKQRAKLVVGNWKMHGRLAENAPLLQAVAQGAGALPAEVRVGVCVPSPYLAQAQSLLQGSPVVWGVQDVSAFTHGAYTGEVAAPMVSDFGATLAIVGHSERRAYHRESAELVAVKTQRVLEAGLTPVVCVGETLEEREAGLTEQVVGVQLDEVLAKLSVQDAARIVVAYEPVWAIGTGKSATAEQAQAVHAFLRSRLAAKGAAVADVPVLYGGSVKPENAEELFRQADIDGGLIGGASLKDQDFLAICKAAAAVLGVAG encoded by the coding sequence ATGTCGAAACAACGAGCCAAGCTGGTAGTCGGTAACTGGAAGATGCACGGGCGCCTCGCTGAAAATGCGCCGCTCCTGCAGGCTGTGGCACAAGGTGCGGGCGCATTGCCGGCCGAAGTGCGCGTCGGTGTCTGTGTACCGAGCCCGTATCTTGCGCAGGCTCAATCGCTGTTGCAAGGTAGCCCCGTCGTGTGGGGTGTGCAGGACGTGTCAGCGTTCACGCACGGCGCCTATACGGGCGAAGTGGCCGCGCCGATGGTGTCGGATTTCGGCGCAACGCTCGCGATCGTCGGGCACTCGGAGCGTCGTGCCTATCATCGTGAAAGCGCGGAGCTGGTGGCGGTGAAAACGCAGCGCGTGCTGGAAGCGGGGTTGACGCCGGTCGTCTGCGTCGGCGAAACGCTCGAAGAGCGCGAAGCGGGTCTGACCGAGCAGGTTGTCGGCGTGCAGCTGGACGAAGTGCTGGCGAAGCTGTCGGTGCAGGATGCGGCGCGTATTGTCGTCGCATACGAGCCGGTCTGGGCAATCGGCACCGGCAAGAGCGCGACGGCGGAGCAGGCGCAGGCGGTTCACGCGTTCCTGCGTTCGCGCCTGGCGGCTAAGGGTGCGGCGGTGGCGGATGTACCCGTGTTGTACGGCGGCAGCGTAAAGCCGGAAAACGCGGAAGAATTGTTCCGGCAAGCGGATATCGACGGCGGCCTGATTGGCGGCGCGTCGTTGAAGGACCAGGATTTTCTGGCGATCTGCAAGGCGGCAGCGGCTGTGTTGGGCGTTGCCGGTTAA